The Roseibium sp. Sym1 nucleotide sequence ATGCGGGCGGTCAGCTCGATGGGCTCGAACGGTTTGACGACATAATCATCCGCCGCGGTCTCCAGTCCGAGAACCCGTTCCGCGGCACTTCCCGCTGCCGTCACCATGACGATGCCGATATCGGTCCGCGAGCGCAGTTTCTGAGCAAACACCCGGCCGGACATTCCGGGCAGATTGTGATCAACCAGAACAAGGTGAAAGTCCCGCTCGGCGAGACTGCCGGCGGCTTCCTCGGCGGACCGGACGGCAACGGGCAGCCAGCCCTCGGCCTCGACCAGATCCGATATCAGTTCAGCCATATCCGGATCGTCCTCCACGATCAGGATACTGATGCCTTCATTCAGCAATCTTGTGTCCTCCCGGAGGACATCATATGCACGGCGTGTCGATATGCAAAGCCTAGGTTTTTCAAGTGTTTGTCACATTTGTAAGGCTTGTAACAATTGTAACTCTTTTTCTTTTCCGGCGAAACAACGGTAACCAAACTCCTGTTGCGGTGACAGGTGCTTCTGCCATGGTAGTGAGCAACCGGGGCGCAGCCTCGGCCTGGGAGGAAACATGAGATTTGTCACGCCACTCGCAGCGGGTGCGGCCATATGGCTGTGTGCCGCGCTCAATGGAGCTTCGGCGCAGGACCTGAACGTCCTGTGCGGCGTTGACGAAGACTGGTGCTCGACCATGGAAACGGCCTTCGAGGCCGAAACCGGCCTTGAGGTCGCCATGGAACGCCGGAGCACAGGAGAGATCCTCGACCAGATCCGCAGCGAACGGGACAATCCGCATATCGACGTGTGGTGGGGCGGGACCGGCGACACGCATTTGCAGGCGGCCGGGGAAGACCTTCTGGAGACCTACACACCCGCGCATGGGGGGGACGCGCTTCCCTGGGCGCAGAATTTCTTCCAGATGTCCGGCGGCAAGGCATCCGGCGTTTATGCCGGCGCGCTGGGCTTTGCCTACAATGCCGACATTCTGGACGCCCGGGATATCTCGACGCCGTCCTGCTGGAAGGACCTCACCGACCCGCGCTACCGCGGCCTTGTGCTGATGGCCAATCCGAAATCGTCCGGCACGGCCTTTACGGTGCTCGCGACCCTGATCCAGCTGCTGGGCGAGGAGGAGGCCTTCGCCTACCTGGCCGCGCTTGCACACAACATCCCCGAGTTCACCACCTCGGGCGCGGCGCCGGTCAAGGCAGCCGCCCGCGGCAAGACGGGGATAGGCATTTCCTTCATTCATGATGCCGTCACCCAGAAGCTGGCCGGTGCACCGCTGGTGATCGTCGCGCCCTGCGAGGGGACCGGTTACGAGATCGGTGCCGTCAGCATCGTCAGGGGCGCAAAGAACCTGGCCAGTGCCCACCGGTTTGTCGATTTCGCGATGAGCCCCGAAGGTCAGGCGACAGGGGCGGCCTCGGGGCAGAACCAGATACCTTCGAACGCACGGGCCGCGTTGCCGCCGGCGGCGCCCGATATCTCGCTTATCCGCATGGTCGACTACGATTTCGCCACGTTCGGTTCACCCGATCAAAGGCGGAAGCTGCTCGACCGTTTCGACAGAGAGGTGCTGCAGGGCACCGGTTCCGCCTTGACCCAGTAAAGGATCGGACTTCGACACCAGTATCTGACCGGGCAACGGACCGCCGCAGCGGCTCCGAACGGGAGACGTGTGCCTGCTGCCCGATCAAGACCCCAGCCCCCAGGGCTGAAAAACAGTCTGCCGATCATGTGCAGACACCAGGCTGAAAGCCAGAAGTGGAGGAAAACATGTCACTGAAATCCCTTTCCATCGCCATGCTCGCAACGGCGGCGACCTTCTCCGTGTCGGCCGCGCAGGCGGCCGGCGACCTCAACGTCATCTGTTCCGCCGATGTGGTGATCTGCGAACAGCTTCAGGGAGATTTCGAGGCCAAGCACGACATCAAGGTCAACATGGTCCGCCTGTCCTCGGGCGAGAGCTATGCCAAGATCCGGGCTGAATCCCGCAACCCCAAGACCGACATCTGGTGGGGTGGCACCGGCGATCCGCACCTGCAGGCGGCGGCCGAGGGCCTTACGGCGGAATACAAGTCCGAAAAGCT carries:
- a CDS encoding ABC transporter substrate-binding protein, giving the protein MRFVTPLAAGAAIWLCAALNGASAQDLNVLCGVDEDWCSTMETAFEAETGLEVAMERRSTGEILDQIRSERDNPHIDVWWGGTGDTHLQAAGEDLLETYTPAHGGDALPWAQNFFQMSGGKASGVYAGALGFAYNADILDARDISTPSCWKDLTDPRYRGLVLMANPKSSGTAFTVLATLIQLLGEEEAFAYLAALAHNIPEFTTSGAAPVKAAARGKTGIGISFIHDAVTQKLAGAPLVIVAPCEGTGYEIGAVSIVRGAKNLASAHRFVDFAMSPEGQATGAASGQNQIPSNARAALPPAAPDISLIRMVDYDFATFGSPDQRRKLLDRFDREVLQGTGSALTQ